From the genome of Alicyclobacillus sp. SO9:
GTTGACGATGCCGCGTTAATTGAGGTTGGAAACCTTGAAGACGATTTAGGAAAACTAAGAGATTGTGACTGGGTCATTGAAGTAGTTGTAGAGAACCTGGAAGTGAAGCAGCAATTGCTGGAGCGTGTGGAACAGGCTGTTGGCCCCGAGACCATTGTCAGTTCCAACACATCGGGGATTTCAATTGAAAAGATGAGCCAGAATTGCAGTCTGGAGTTTCGCCAGCGCTTTCTCGGAACGCATTTTTTCAATCCGCCTCGCTACATGAAATTGCTTGAAATCATTCCTGGTCCAGATACCCGCCCTGAAATCGTTTCCTTGATGCAATCTATCGGCGAACGCATTCTCGGCAAGGGTGTGGTCCTGGCAAAAGATACACCCAACTTTATTGCCAACAGAATTGGCACGTATGGGTTGCTCATCACACTTTCCGCAATGGAAGCATACGAACTCGGTGTTGACGAAGTAGACGCAGTGACTGGTCCTGCAATGGGACGTCCAAAAAGCGCTACATTCCGAACGCTGGATTTGGTCGGATTGGATACATTTGTTCATGTTGCGAAGAATGTTCAGCAGTCCGTTACCCGAGATTGGGAAAAGCAGGCGTTTGCTGTACCTGACTATATCCAAAAGATGCTGGACAATGGCTGGATTGGAGAAAAGGCAGGTCAAGGATTCTTCAAACGCGTGAAAAATGAAAATGGAAAGGAAATTCACGCACTGGATTTAACGACTTTGGACTACCGGCTGCGTCGAAAATTGAAATCTTCTTCGTTGGATGCGGCAAAACGAGCCAAAGGTGTGCAGGCAAAGATTTCAACACTGGTTTATGGAAAAGACAAAGCCAGTCAATTTGCGTGGGACATTTTAAAGAAGGTTCTTCTTTACACAGCCACAATCCAAACTGAAATTGCAGATGATATCGTTGCTGTCGACAATGCCATGAAATGGGGATTCAATTGGGACTTGGGCCCCTATGAAACCTGGGATGCCATCGGCGTCGAAAAATCAGTACAGAGGATGCGTGATGAAGGAGACACCATTCCTGAATTCGTAGAGCAACTTCTGTCATCAGGAAAAACCTCTTTCTACGAGAGTACGGATCATCACAACATCGAATTTTATGTTGGCAATGGAGAGTTTCGCAAGCAGACGGAGAATCCAGAACACCTGTCGTTGGCAACGTTAAAAGCGCAAGGAAAGGTGATTAAGAAGAATTCCGGTGCCAGCCTCATCGATATGGGAGACGGTGTAGCTTGTCTGGAATTTCACTCTCCAAAACAGGCGATTGGTGCCGATGTAATACAGATGATGGACTTTTCGGTGGATGAGGTATCGCGAAACTGGGATGCCCTGGTCATCGGCAACGAAGCTCCGAATTTTTGTGTCGGAGCAAACCTGATGTTGATGCTGATGGAGGCGCAGGACGAAAATTGGCAGGACATCAACGCCATTGTGCAGCAGTTCCAGAATGCAGCGATGAAACTGAAGTACTCTGACAAACCTGTCGTAGCTGCACCGTTCAGCATGGCTCTTGGTGGAGGCATGGAAGTGTGTTTCCCAGCCGATCACATTCAGGCAGCTGCAGAAAGCTACGTAGGCTTGGTTGAAGTTGGTGTGGGCCTGATTCCTGGCGGAGGCGGCAACAAGGAGATGCTGCTTCGTGCCAATGAACACGTGCAAGGTGGAGCCGATGTACGACTTGAAAATTATGTTGCGAAAGCCTTTGAAGCTGTTGCCACTGCAAAGGTATCTACCAGTGCCAAGGATGCTAAGAAAATCGGGTATTTGCGGCAATCAGACGGTATTACGCTGAACCGGGATTTTCTCCTCCACGATGCGAAACAAAGAGCACTGGGAATGGCGAAGTCGGGCTACCAGAGAAAAGTGGAAAAACTCGTTCCTGTTGTTGGTGAAGCGGGCGCTGCTCTTCTTAAAACGGGCGTAGAAGCCATGAAGCAAAGCGGTTACGTCTCTAACCACGACGTGGTAATCGCCCATCACCTTATTAATGTCATGACTGGCGGTGCTGTACCCCGCGGTACGCTGGTAACAGAACAGTACCTGCTGGATTTGGAACGGGAGGCATTTCTGAGCTTGATTGGGGAGATGAAAACCCAGCAGAGAATGCAGCACATGTTGACAACTGGGAAACCACTTCGTAACTGACAGGAGGTTGGACAATGAAGGAAGCTGTAATCGTCGCCGCGGCCCGGACGGCCATAGGAAAGGCACCGAAAGGAGCACTTCGAAATTCACGTCCGGACGATTTGGGCGCACTTGTAGTACAGGATTTACTGCGGCGGGCGCCGGAAGTAAAACCTGAAGAGATAGAAGATGTGGTTATGGGTTGTGCCATACCGGAGGCTGAGCAAGGGATGAATGTCGGCAGAATCATTGCTTTACGATCCGGTTTGCCGACCACAGTGCCAGGTGTGACTGTCAATCGCTTTTGTTCCTCTGGTCTTCAGACGATTGCAATGGCTGGTCAGCAAATCATGACGGGCTTTGCTGATACCCTGATTGCTGGCGGTGTCGAGACCATGAGCATGGTTCCCATGGGCGGGTACAACATTTCGCCTAATCCGTATTTGGTGGATAGCAATTCTGCTGCCTACATGGGAATGGGACACACAGCAGAAGAAGTGGCTCGCAGATTCGGGATCAGCCGTGAAGACCAGGATGCATTTGCTCTTCGCAGCCACCAGCGTGCTGCGAAGGCCATCGCCGAAGGGAAATTTAAAGGTGAGATTGTTCCTGTAACCGTAAAGGAAGCAAAGATGGGCAAAGACGGCAGTATGCAGATGAAAGAATGGGTCTTTGACACAGACGAAGGTGTACGTTACGACACATCCATCGAGGCATTGGCGAAATTGCGCCCCGCTTTCCATGTTAAGGGCAGTGTCACCGCAGGCAATTCTTCACAGACCAGTGATGGTGCGGCCGCTGTTTTAATGATGTCTGCTGACAGGGCGAAGGAACTGGGATTAAAGCCTTTGGCAGCGTTTCGTTCCTTTGCTGTTGCAGGTGTCGATCCCGATATTATGGGCGTAGGCCCGGTCGAAGCCGTACCGAAGGCTCTGAAGATAGCCGGCATCAGTCTGGATGACATTGATGTCATCGAACTGAACGAAGCATTTGCGTCGCAGTCACTGCATGTGATTCGCACACTGGGCCTGGATGAAGAGAAGACCAATGTCAATGGCGGTGCCATCGCATTGGGTCACCCTCTGGGATGCACCGGAGGGCGTTTGACGGTTTCCATCTTAAACGAGTTGGAACGCCGGAACGGCAGATATGGACTTGTCACAATGTGTATTGGCGGCGGCATGGGAGCAGCTGGTGTGTTTGAGCGTTTAGACTAATTCAACGCCAAGACGAAGGTTTGTCAGATTACAAGCCTGACTGGTTGTCAGACTACAAGCCTGACTAAGTGGTTCCGTTTTACAAGATAACTTCAATCGTTGTTTGATTTTATTTGATTTGCGATATGCAGGGGAGGAGAAGTCATGGGTACAAGTGAGCGACATTTAACTAAAGGGGGAGCGTTCTTAATTGAAGAAACGCTTCCGGAGAACATCTTTACGCCAGAGGATTTTACACAAGAACACCGTATGATTGACGATACAACTCGTTCATTCGTTGAAGGTGAAATTGTTCCAAATCAAGAACAATTGGAACACCAGGACTGGGACTTGACAGTAAAGTTGCTGAAAAAAGCTGGAGACTTGGGTCTGCTTGGCGCTGATGTGCCTGAAGACTACGATGGGCTAGGCGCAGATAAGGTGACTTCAGCCATTATTACTGAGAACATTACACGCGGAGGGTCTTTTGCGCTGTCTCATGGGGCTCATGTAGGAATCGGATCACTGCCAATTGTATTTTTTGGTAATGAAGAACAGAAGAAAAAATACTTGCCCCAATTAGCCATGGGTGAAAAGATTGCAGCATATGCTCTGACTGAACCCGAATCCGGTTCTGATGCATTGGGCGCAAAGACCACAGCAACCCTCTCAGAGGATGGAAAGTACTACATCCTCAACGGAACAAAACAGTTTATCACGAATTCTGCCTTTGCAGATCTGTTTGTCGTATACGCCAAGATTGACGGGGAGAAGTTCTCCGCATTTATTGTTGAACGCGACTTTGAGGGCGTTTCTACAGGGCCTGAAGAAAAGAAGATGGGCATTAAAGCTTCTTCAACCCGTCCTCTGATTCTGGAAGATGCCAAGGTTCCAGTAGAAAACTTATTGGGTGAAGCAGGGCGCGGACACGTCATTGCGTTCAACATTTTGAACATCGGCCGGTATAAGCTTGCAGTCGGCTGCGTGGGCGGCATTAAGTCGGCCATCGAGACCTCTGTGAAATATGCAAAAGATAGAAAGCAGTTTAAGACTCCGATTGTAAACTTCCCACTGATTCAAAAGAAAATTGCTGACATGAATATTCGCGGATATGTCGCAGAGAGCATGTGTTACCGTTCCACTGGCGATATTGACGGACAGTTAGCTCAGCTAGGTTCGGCCAACGACGGCAAAGTCGTGGCAAAAGCCATTGAAGAATACGCACTAGAGTGTTCGGTCAATAAGGTTTACGCTTCTGAAGCTTTGGATTTTGTTGTGGATGAAGGCGTTCAGATTCACGGCGGATACGGCTTTATTCAGGAATATCCAATTGAGCGTATGTACCGCGACTCTCGTATTAATCGTATTTTTGAAGGGACCAACGAGATTAACCGACTGTTGATTCCAGATATGCTTCTGCGGAAAGCCCTAAAGGGAGAATTACCGCTTCTGCAGGCAGCACAAGGTCTACAGGAAGAGTTAATGGGTATGCTTCCCATGCCGGATGAAAGCGAAACGTTTGGAGCAGAACGGCACATTCTCGAAATGATGAAGAAAGTATTCCTTTTTGTCGGTGGAACCGCCGTCCAAAAATACGAGCAGGCACTGAAGGACGAACAGGAGATTTTGGCTGATTTGGCCGACATGATTGCTGAGATCTATGCACTCGAGAGCGCCTTGCTCCGGGCAGAGAAAGAACTGGACAACGGAAAAGATGCAGACAACAAGGTTGAGATGGTTCAGGTCTATTCTCGCGAAGCCATGACTCGCATGGACGGGTTTGCCAAGAATGTGCTGGCAGCAATGGAAGAAGGAGATACACTCCGTACGCAGCTTGCCGTTCTTCGCAAATTGACACGCTTCCAGCCAGTCAATGCACGGGACTTGAAACGCCGTATTGCCAATCGGGTGATTGAAGCAGAACAGTACCAGGCTTAACGATTTACACTTGTGTATGGATGACCTATTGGCTTTAGAACTTGAGATGAACCGTTCGGATGAACCATTGGCTTAAGCTTTTGGGACGACGATTTGTCACTGTATGTATCATTCAAGCAAAAAGGGGTCGCGGCTGCCAAATTTGTGACAGCCTGCGACCCTTCTTTGTCTTACTGCAACTCCCTAGCTTTCTTGTCTTACTGCAGCCTTGCTTGCTGTCTACAGTATTGATGGTTCCAGCCTAGTTTTGACCTGAAAGAGGAATATGGAACCAGTTTGGCAAAATGTAAACTTTCTTATGGTGCTGTACACCGAACTTTACAGCTGTAGAGCGACTGTTGTAGAAGATATCAATATGGTCTCCCTTGATAGCACCGCCAGTATCTTCTGCTACACGGTAACCCACGCCGGGAATATAAAGCTTCGTTCCATATGGAATGACGTTTGGGTCTACGGCAACAGTGACTCCTTGTTGAGCGGTCTGCCCTGTGGACGTGACTCCGTATGCAGGACTGCTAGGTGATTTTCCAGTTGACAGGGGACCTGCCGTGTATGCAGTCAAGGTACAGTAGATGACTCTGCTGTCACTGAGGGCAATGCTTTTCGTCGAACGTGAAGTCGAACTTGAAGACGAACCTGCACTCCCACTTAAAGATACTTTCCCCTGTGAACGTTCGGTCGGGACCGAATTAGAACTACTATTTGACCCATTCCAAACACTGAATTTTAGTACTTTTCCAATCTGCAGCAGTCTAGGATTCACAATATGGTTTTGGGATATCAAATCCTTTAGTGCAACATGTAACTGGTGGGCCAGGTTCCACAGTGTATCCCCTTTTTTCACAGTATATGTTTGTACATTCTTAGATGCTGGTGGTACCATTTGTTGAGATGAATTGGAACGGACGGACGCTAAACTGATGATGGGTGCTGTCACAGAGAAGAACGCCATAGTCAGCCATATCAGTATTTTCCGACGCATGAAAGCCTCTCCCTTTCTTTTTTGTCTATTACAGAACTGGTAACAATATGGACAAATTTGAAAGGGTTTAAACCTAGCGCCTCTATGTAACGGTGCTGGACAAGGTTATGTTCCAAACTATAATTAGGAGTTTGTTACGGCTTTGAGGTTTCAGGAGCGATGCTTCATGGCCAGTCACTGAGCGGGGGAATGTGATAGATTTATTTCTAAGTAGGTATTGTAGCGGATCGGCGGGTCAATTTGTCGTTAAGCTCCCCACAGATGCCTATTTGCGTGATTAATGTCCATTTCCGGTGGATAAGCACCTGTGGGATCTCTATTCGGATACTACCGTCGAATTTGGGTTGAAATTGGGGTATTAAGCTCTTCTGGAGCGCCTATTTGCCTCTTTAGTAGTTATCAAAGACAAATAAGCCTGTCTGGGATCTCTATTTTGGACACGTCTGCGACAGCTCCGCGACACGGACCTGTCACGGACCGTCACTTGGCCTGTCAGTGGCGCCCTCACTCTCCTGTGACGCACCTTTTCACAATAAAATTTGTATAGTAATAAAATTTGTATAAAAGAAAAAATCCGGTCTGCACCGGATTTACTCCATTTCCCCTATAAGTGACAATTTTATCTTAAGCGTCATCCTTACTCTTGCGGCTTCCTGTCCAGAATTGCGTCAATCTCTGAGCGGTACTTGCCGCCGGGAGTCTCGAGAATTTGGGGTTTCCCACGGAGTGCTTCGTGGTGGACAATGTGTTTGATGGCTTCCAAACCAAGGGAGCCGTCGCCAATATTGGCGTGTCGGTCTTTTCTTGATTCAAACGGGTTTTTGGAATCATTGATGTGTGCAACCTTGAGCTTGTCCAAACCAATCACTTCATCAAATCGCTTCAGAAATCCATCGAAGTCGTTGACCACATCGTATCCGTAACTGTAGTTGTGGCAAGTGTCGATGCAGACGCCAAGTTTGTCACGGTGCTCGACAAGATTCATAATTTCAGAAATTTGTTCCAACGAGTTGCCAACTTTGGAACCGTCTCCGGCCATGGTTTCAAGACACAGGTGCAGGTTTTCGTCTCCGCTGAGGATGCGATTTAAGCCATCTGCAATTCGCTTGATGGCGTAGTCTTCACCTTCTCCGACATGGCTGCCCGGATGCATGACAATATAGTTCAATCCCAAGTATTCGACTCGTCTGATTTCTTCCGAGAGGACGTCAACGCCGTACTGCCAAGTCTCTTCCTTCGGACTTGCCAGGTTGACGAGGTAGGAAAGGTGAACAACGGGATCGTAGATGCCGTGTTCCTTCATTAACTCCCATGCTTCATCGCGGTTAAAATCTTCAATGGGGCGGGCTTTGCCGCCGCGGTTACTGCGGGTATAAATCATATATGTGTTTGCATCGTACTCTATGGTCTCTTTCACGGCCGCCAGCAATCCTGTCTTTGCAATGGATACGTTGGCGCCGAGAAGTATGTCCGGCACGCGTTGGGACGACTTCTCCGTCATGGTTTAGCATCCTCCTAATTCAACTCTGTGTTTCTTTCATTCTCGTTTTGTCCCTACCAGAATACCAGTGTTCATCGTAAAGATAAAACCTTGACGGTAATTTCATGAGTCGTTACACTTGAAACAGGAAACTGAACGAGCGCTCAGTCGACTAAGAGCCGGCAACTGAACTCCAAACGAAGAGACAGGTGGTTGAGTGCAAAAGGTGAGGGACTGGTGAAAGAGGTGCGGCAAAATGGGCTCGGTCCATATTCAGAGTAATGTTAAGGATCCTAAAAAAGTTGAGATGAGACGAGCACAGATTGTCGCTGCTGCGGTGAAACTGTTTATTAAGAAGGGGTTTCATCCCACCACAACGCGGGAGATTGCGAAGGCGAGCGGTCTTTCAACCGGATTGTTGTATGAGTACGTGCAGTCCAAAGAAGACATTCTCTTTCTCGTTTGCCGTCACATTCACGAGGAAGTAGAAACCCGTGTTGAAGGCAGTTTGACAGAGACTGGACAAGGGAGTCAGCGCCTTCGCGAAGCCATTTGGTCACTGTTTACAGCCATTGATTCAATGCCTGATGAAGTGTTGCTGATTTATCAGGAAAGCAAGTCCCTTCCAAAAGATTTTTTGTCTGAGGTGCTGGGTAAAGAGTCCGAAATCACTGGGATTTTTGAGACGCTGATTTATGAAGGGATTGCCGATAGCAGCTTAGACGTCGATGAAAATGCTGTACCGATTCTGGCACATCAAATTGTGGTAACCGGGCAGATGTGGGCGTTCCGTAGATGGGCTCTGCGCGACGTTGACTTTCATACATTCGCAAAAGTACAAGTGGATTCACTGATGCATGCCTGCGGGAACCGTGTCAGCTAGCGGTTAACAAGTGAATGTGGCCGGTGCGTCCTCGGCTGCTCAGACACAGAAGCGGCGACAAAAAACGATTGAAATGGCACAGGCTAACTGTAAGAGATATGGGGAGGAGATGTACGTAATGGCATCAACGCAAAACAGTTCTGCAATGAAGACGACGAAACAATCCAGTTCAAACAAATCTTATAAGGTGAAAAATGCAGTGCGTTTTGTAACCGCTTCAAGTTTGTTCGACGGTCACGACGCATCCATTAACATCATGCGTCGAATCATTCAGCAGTTGGGTGGGGAAGTGATTCACCTTGGTCACAATCGATCGGTTGATGAAATCGTCACAGCCGCCATCCAGGAAGACGCTCAGGGGATTGCGGTCAGTTCTTACCAGGGCGGGCACATGGAGTTTTTCAAATACATGTACGACTTGCTCCAGGAGCGGGGCGCCTCGCATATCAAGGTTTTTGGCGGCGGCGGCGGTGTCATTGTGCCGGACGAAATCCGGGAATTGGAAAGCTACGGCATCAGCAAGATTTTTTCGCCTGACGACGGCCGCAGACTCGGCCTAAAGGGTATGATTCAAGCCATGGTTGAAGCATGCGACTTTCCGACTGTCACAGATGCGGAGGGACTCTTGCAGGAACTGGACCCGCAGCACCCTGCCACTGTGGCGAAGCTGATTACCTTTGCTGAACAGAAAGACAGCATGGATTCCAACCACTATAAAAACGTGTTTTCCGCAATACGCGAGCGGGCAGGCCATACGCCAGTTCTGGGAATTACAGGTACAGGCGGCGCTGGAAAATCGTCTTTGACGGATGAACTGGTTCGGCGTTTTCTCACTGACTTTGAGGATAAGACCGTTGCTATCTTCTCCATCGATCCCTCTAAGCAGAAGACGGGCGGCGCACTTTTGGGCGATCGCATTCGTATGAACGCCATTCACCACCCGAATGTATACATGCGCAGCCTGGCCACCCGGGAGTCCCGCAGCGAATTGTCCGCGGCGGTCTCGGAAGCCATCGAAATAGCACGCTATGCTGGCTATGACTTGATTATTGTCGAGACGAGCGGCATTGGGCAGGGCGATGCGGATATCGTCTCTGTATCAGATGTATCTATGTACGTTATGACAGCAGAATTCGGTGCACCCAGCCAATTGGAAAAAATTGATATGCTGGATTATGCAGACTTGGTGGCTATCAACAAGTTTGACAGGCGCGGCTCTGAAGATGCTCTTCGCCATGTGCGTAAACAAATGCAGCGAAACGGTGAGGACTTTTCAAAGAAGGTTGAAGATATGC
Proteins encoded in this window:
- a CDS encoding 3-hydroxyacyl-CoA dehydrogenase/enoyl-CoA hydratase family protein produces the protein MIDNVRKAAVLGAGVMGAAIAAHLANAGIKVVLLDIVPPKLSEEDNAKGLTLQDKAVRNRFATKGLAAARKVKPAAFYDVDDAALIEVGNLEDDLGKLRDCDWVIEVVVENLEVKQQLLERVEQAVGPETIVSSNTSGISIEKMSQNCSLEFRQRFLGTHFFNPPRYMKLLEIIPGPDTRPEIVSLMQSIGERILGKGVVLAKDTPNFIANRIGTYGLLITLSAMEAYELGVDEVDAVTGPAMGRPKSATFRTLDLVGLDTFVHVAKNVQQSVTRDWEKQAFAVPDYIQKMLDNGWIGEKAGQGFFKRVKNENGKEIHALDLTTLDYRLRRKLKSSSLDAAKRAKGVQAKISTLVYGKDKASQFAWDILKKVLLYTATIQTEIADDIVAVDNAMKWGFNWDLGPYETWDAIGVEKSVQRMRDEGDTIPEFVEQLLSSGKTSFYESTDHHNIEFYVGNGEFRKQTENPEHLSLATLKAQGKVIKKNSGASLIDMGDGVACLEFHSPKQAIGADVIQMMDFSVDEVSRNWDALVIGNEAPNFCVGANLMLMLMEAQDENWQDINAIVQQFQNAAMKLKYSDKPVVAAPFSMALGGGMEVCFPADHIQAAAESYVGLVEVGVGLIPGGGGNKEMLLRANEHVQGGADVRLENYVAKAFEAVATAKVSTSAKDAKKIGYLRQSDGITLNRDFLLHDAKQRALGMAKSGYQRKVEKLVPVVGEAGAALLKTGVEAMKQSGYVSNHDVVIAHHLINVMTGGAVPRGTLVTEQYLLDLEREAFLSLIGEMKTQQRMQHMLTTGKPLRN
- a CDS encoding acetyl-CoA C-acetyltransferase, encoding MKEAVIVAAARTAIGKAPKGALRNSRPDDLGALVVQDLLRRAPEVKPEEIEDVVMGCAIPEAEQGMNVGRIIALRSGLPTTVPGVTVNRFCSSGLQTIAMAGQQIMTGFADTLIAGGVETMSMVPMGGYNISPNPYLVDSNSAAYMGMGHTAEEVARRFGISREDQDAFALRSHQRAAKAIAEGKFKGEIVPVTVKEAKMGKDGSMQMKEWVFDTDEGVRYDTSIEALAKLRPAFHVKGSVTAGNSSQTSDGAAAVLMMSADRAKELGLKPLAAFRSFAVAGVDPDIMGVGPVEAVPKALKIAGISLDDIDVIELNEAFASQSLHVIRTLGLDEEKTNVNGGAIALGHPLGCTGGRLTVSILNELERRNGRYGLVTMCIGGGMGAAGVFERLD
- a CDS encoding acyl-CoA dehydrogenase family protein, whose protein sequence is MGTSERHLTKGGAFLIEETLPENIFTPEDFTQEHRMIDDTTRSFVEGEIVPNQEQLEHQDWDLTVKLLKKAGDLGLLGADVPEDYDGLGADKVTSAIITENITRGGSFALSHGAHVGIGSLPIVFFGNEEQKKKYLPQLAMGEKIAAYALTEPESGSDALGAKTTATLSEDGKYYILNGTKQFITNSAFADLFVVYAKIDGEKFSAFIVERDFEGVSTGPEEKKMGIKASSTRPLILEDAKVPVENLLGEAGRGHVIAFNILNIGRYKLAVGCVGGIKSAIETSVKYAKDRKQFKTPIVNFPLIQKKIADMNIRGYVAESMCYRSTGDIDGQLAQLGSANDGKVVAKAIEEYALECSVNKVYASEALDFVVDEGVQIHGGYGFIQEYPIERMYRDSRINRIFEGTNEINRLLIPDMLLRKALKGELPLLQAAQGLQEELMGMLPMPDESETFGAERHILEMMKKVFLFVGGTAVQKYEQALKDEQEILADLADMIAEIYALESALLRAEKELDNGKDADNKVEMVQVYSREAMTRMDGFAKNVLAAMEEGDTLRTQLAVLRKLTRFQPVNARDLKRRIANRVIEAEQYQA
- a CDS encoding 3D domain-containing protein, with amino-acid sequence MRRKILIWLTMAFFSVTAPIISLASVRSNSSQQMVPPASKNVQTYTVKKGDTLWNLAHQLHVALKDLISQNHIVNPRLLQIGKVLKFSVWNGSNSSSNSVPTERSQGKVSLSGSAGSSSSSTSRSTKSIALSDSRVIYCTLTAYTAGPLSTGKSPSSPAYGVTSTGQTAQQGVTVAVDPNVIPYGTKLYIPGVGYRVAEDTGGAIKGDHIDIFYNSRSTAVKFGVQHHKKVYILPNWFHIPLSGQN
- a CDS encoding deoxyribonuclease IV, with the translated sequence MTEKSSQRVPDILLGANVSIAKTGLLAAVKETIEYDANTYMIYTRSNRGGKARPIEDFNRDEAWELMKEHGIYDPVVHLSYLVNLASPKEETWQYGVDVLSEEIRRVEYLGLNYIVMHPGSHVGEGEDYAIKRIADGLNRILSGDENLHLCLETMAGDGSKVGNSLEQISEIMNLVEHRDKLGVCIDTCHNYSYGYDVVNDFDGFLKRFDEVIGLDKLKVAHINDSKNPFESRKDRHANIGDGSLGLEAIKHIVHHEALRGKPQILETPGGKYRSEIDAILDRKPQE
- a CDS encoding TetR/AcrR family transcriptional regulator is translated as MGSVHIQSNVKDPKKVEMRRAQIVAAAVKLFIKKGFHPTTTREIAKASGLSTGLLYEYVQSKEDILFLVCRHIHEEVETRVEGSLTETGQGSQRLREAIWSLFTAIDSMPDEVLLIYQESKSLPKDFLSEVLGKESEITGIFETLIYEGIADSSLDVDENAVPILAHQIVVTGQMWAFRRWALRDVDFHTFAKVQVDSLMHACGNRVS